One uncultured Caproiciproducens sp. DNA segment encodes these proteins:
- a CDS encoding ABC transporter ATP-binding protein — MNDFVIETKQLTKIYGEQTAVSSVSLHVKKGEIYGLLGRNGAGKTTIMKMILGLTPITSGEVDVFGRNIKGREKRVYPRIGAIIETPGFYPNLTGTENLEIFAKLRGTASPDAVKNALEVVSLPYKDKKLFGKYSLGMKQRLGIANAILHDPELLILDEPTNGLDPIGIAEVRDFIKNLSVERGKTVLISSHILSEISLLADDIGIIDHGVLLEESSMEELKRKNGRYILLQVSDVSKATLILERQFGLKDYSVQDDHTLRLYDTALDMGEINKALVMQNITVISSQLCNDTLEDYFKKITGGEGIA; from the coding sequence ATGAATGATTTTGTGATTGAAACGAAACAACTGACAAAGATTTACGGAGAGCAGACAGCAGTTAGTTCAGTCAGTCTCCATGTTAAAAAAGGTGAAATTTACGGCTTGCTTGGACGCAACGGGGCCGGGAAGACCACCATTATGAAAATGATCTTGGGATTAACCCCGATCACTTCCGGTGAGGTGGATGTGTTTGGTAGAAACATCAAAGGCAGGGAAAAGCGTGTGTATCCCCGTATCGGGGCTATTATTGAAACACCGGGGTTTTATCCAAACCTGACCGGGACGGAAAATTTGGAAATTTTCGCAAAGCTGCGCGGTACAGCCTCCCCAGATGCTGTTAAAAACGCTTTGGAAGTTGTCAGTCTTCCCTATAAGGATAAAAAACTGTTCGGCAAGTATTCTCTCGGCATGAAGCAACGCCTTGGCATCGCCAATGCGATCCTGCATGACCCGGAACTGCTGATTTTAGACGAACCGACCAACGGCCTTGACCCCATCGGCATTGCAGAAGTACGAGATTTCATTAAGAATTTGAGCGTTGAGCGCGGAAAAACAGTCCTTATTTCCAGTCATATTCTTTCGGAAATCTCATTGCTGGCGGATGATATTGGTATTATCGATCACGGCGTTCTGCTGGAAGAAAGCAGCATGGAGGAGCTAAAACGAAAAAATGGAAGGTATATTCTGCTGCAGGTTTCTGATGTTTCTAAAGCTACCCTAATTTTGGAACGCCAATTCGGTTTGAAAGATTATTCTGTCCAAGATGACCATACTTTACGGCTTTATGACACCGCTCTGGATATGGGTGAAATCAATAAAGCTCTTGTGATGCAGAATATAACCGTTATCAGTTCTCAACTTTGTAATGATACCTTAGAGGACTATTTCAAAAAAATCACAGGAGGAGAAGGCATTGCTTAA
- a CDS encoding ABC transporter permease, whose product MLKLIQTEFLKLRRRKLIWLMLLAALFMPFLAFLLFKYVKHTGGDPVQFYRWSAFGPTMFIILPFVLGVLCTILMYDENQYDMLKQLWIVPISKMGYFFSKYFVVLIYSFCFMLITAVASVLFSVLSGYFVFEWGSVLFLFEKCLEIGFITAFAMIPILAIAASQKGYIFPVCTTLVYSFLGFFIVSVNMYLHPLSSMAVIVERNGDIPGIVFTQAINIPLAFLCICVWDIVAVLFANIALGRRR is encoded by the coding sequence TTGCTTAAATTGATTCAAACAGAATTTCTGAAATTGCGCCGCAGGAAACTTATCTGGCTTATGTTGCTTGCTGCCCTCTTTATGCCGTTTTTAGCATTCTTATTATTCAAATATGTAAAGCATACCGGTGGTGACCCAGTACAGTTTTATAGATGGTCAGCGTTTGGCCCCACCATGTTTATTATCTTGCCGTTCGTTTTGGGAGTACTTTGCACCATACTGATGTACGACGAAAATCAGTATGATATGCTCAAACAGCTTTGGATTGTACCAATCAGCAAAATGGGATACTTTTTCAGCAAGTATTTTGTGGTTTTAATTTACTCCTTCTGTTTCATGCTGATTACGGCTGTTGCTTCTGTGCTGTTCAGTGTGCTTTCCGGATATTTCGTATTTGAATGGGGAAGCGTTTTATTTCTATTCGAAAAATGTTTAGAGATTGGTTTTATTACTGCTTTTGCTATGATACCGATTTTGGCAATCGCGGCGTCGCAAAAAGGATATATTTTTCCGGTTTGCACGACATTGGTTTATTCCTTTCTCGGCTTTTTTATCGTGTCGGTCAATATGTATCTGCACCCGTTATCCAGTATGGCAGTTATAGTCGAGAGAAACGGAGATATTCCGGGCATTGTATTTACACAGGCAATCAACATTCCTTTAGCATTTCTTTGTATTTGCGTTTGGGATATTGTTGCAGTATTATTTGCAAACATCGCATTGGGAAGAAGAAGGTGA
- a CDS encoding ABC transporter permease codes for MQKLLWAECQKLRRSKIVWVTVFATVLVAIIVLVGGQTEFQGSRDLDKTGWYMSVVQAWATILVLPAVIALLGSYMICREEQEDTIKSLRLIPIDEAKLTAAKMIITLAFSILIYLLLFTIAFLAEAILHLPSLSVGMVLGFLKSYFLDGLGVFLAISPIIALVSHTKKSYWLALVIAEMYSFAGMFTSMSNTLKTFYPITALFGVSGYYETTAGDRMASIIVLLLCGCLSAFILGLKHREES; via the coding sequence ATGCAAAAATTACTTTGGGCGGAATGTCAAAAACTTCGCCGTTCAAAGATTGTTTGGGTCACAGTTTTTGCAACAGTTTTGGTAGCAATTATTGTTTTGGTGGGGGGACAGACAGAGTTTCAGGGTTCCCGGGATCTAGACAAGACAGGTTGGTACATGAGTGTTGTTCAGGCGTGGGCAACAATACTTGTTCTTCCTGCGGTTATTGCCCTTTTGGGCAGTTATATGATTTGTCGCGAAGAACAGGAGGACACCATAAAATCTTTGCGCCTTATTCCCATAGATGAAGCAAAATTAACCGCTGCAAAAATGATCATTACTTTAGCATTCAGCATACTCATTTACTTGCTGCTCTTTACGATTGCATTTTTGGCTGAAGCTATCCTTCATTTGCCCAGTTTATCGGTAGGAATGGTTTTAGGTTTTCTGAAATCATATTTTCTGGACGGCTTAGGTGTATTCCTTGCAATCTCGCCCATTATTGCTTTGGTATCACATACAAAAAAGAGCTATTGGCTTGCGCTGGTAATTGCTGAAATGTATTCTTTTGCTGGAATGTTTACGAGTATGTCAAATACATTAAAAACCTTTTATCCTATTACGGCGTTATTCGGCGTTTCCGGCTATTATGAAACTACCGCGGGAGATCGGATGGCAAGTATTATTGTCCTGTTGCTGTGTGGCTGCCTTTCTGCCTTTATACTGGGCCTAAAGCATAGGGAAGAAAGTTGA
- a CDS encoding excisionase, with protein MADGMKRYMLMHKNIQVADIELDEASSAISAIGHIYKAPHVPLGIPVKKGVIDRSALNEWWRGRAIPASRAGIKNALTELNLSTTQKLLEKCLGLSLSDQYWICPAGSGIQWSPVNFFDNPFSEDVGNILFGQGSSNDHMSLMSPDNTSDGWLKKKWKIIDGKRCLIKGGSGATQQEPYNEVMAGKIMDRLGIPHVPYTLLTEDEYPYSVCEDFITPQTELISAWYVMQMEKKPNHVSIYQHYLDCCEKLGISGMKEALDRMMVLDYLIVNEDRHQNNFGVVRNAETLAYLGAAPIFDSGTSLWFDKPISMIGSKAKLSCKPFKNNHEEQIKLVSSFDWLNLNSLYDIDEELRELMRGSVFIDSARCDALCFALRERVEMLTEVVNTRRTWVPVDDHHSDVTEDTAYSGKENLEQ; from the coding sequence ATGGCAGATGGCATGAAACGATATATGCTGATGCATAAGAATATTCAGGTAGCCGATATAGAACTGGATGAAGCATCCAGCGCGATTTCTGCGATCGGCCATATCTATAAAGCACCCCATGTGCCGCTGGGTATTCCAGTGAAAAAAGGTGTGATAGACCGCAGCGCACTGAACGAATGGTGGCGTGGACGAGCAATCCCTGCAAGCCGTGCCGGAATCAAAAATGCACTGACAGAACTGAATCTGTCTACAACACAAAAGCTGCTGGAAAAATGCCTTGGTTTAAGCCTTTCCGACCAGTATTGGATCTGTCCGGCTGGCTCTGGCATTCAGTGGTCACCGGTAAACTTCTTTGACAATCCTTTTTCGGAGGATGTGGGAAATATCCTGTTTGGACAGGGTTCCTCCAATGATCATATGAGCCTGATGTCCCCGGATAACACTTCGGATGGCTGGCTCAAGAAAAAATGGAAGATTATAGACGGAAAACGTTGCCTGATTAAGGGTGGAAGCGGTGCGACCCAGCAGGAGCCATATAACGAGGTGATGGCTGGGAAAATCATGGATCGGCTTGGGATTCCCCATGTTCCCTATACTCTGCTTACAGAGGATGAGTATCCTTACAGCGTATGTGAAGATTTCATCACACCGCAGACCGAGTTGATTTCCGCATGGTATGTGATGCAGATGGAGAAAAAGCCGAACCATGTGTCGATTTATCAGCATTACCTTGATTGCTGTGAAAAGCTTGGTATCTCCGGTATGAAGGAAGCCCTCGACCGGATGATGGTGCTTGATTACCTGATCGTTAATGAAGATAGGCATCAGAATAACTTCGGTGTAGTTAGAAATGCGGAAACCCTTGCATATCTTGGAGCTGCTCCCATATTTGACAGCGGAACCTCTCTTTGGTTTGATAAGCCCATTTCTATGATTGGCTCGAAAGCAAAGCTATCCTGCAAACCTTTTAAGAATAACCATGAGGAGCAGATCAAGCTGGTAAGTTCATTTGACTGGCTGAACCTAAACTCCCTTTATGATATTGACGAGGAGTTACGGGAGCTGATGCGGGGGTCCGTGTTTATAGATTCCGCTCGGTGCGATGCACTGTGCTTTGCCCTTCGGGAGAGAGTGGAAATGCTCACGGAAGTGGTAAATACCCGCAGAACATGGGTTCCGGTAGACGATCACCACAGCGATGTGACTGAGGATACTGCTTACAGCGGTAAAGAAAATTTAGAACAATAA
- a CDS encoding methyltransferase codes for MNAFLLMVPLFLIRFGILGIMNKDALRRAALFAPLEGNEKIALVLYQLSNIFIILYPLFLKVQVNPPLFIIALLIYILGISVLTISTANFAKPKQSGINVKGIYAISRNPMYIGYFLYFLGCVLLTHSILLFLSLLIFLISTHWIILSEERWCLDKFGSEYINYMNKVRRYF; via the coding sequence ATGAATGCGTTTCTACTAATGGTACCGCTCTTTCTCATAAGATTTGGTATACTAGGAATAATGAATAAAGATGCTTTGAGGCGTGCTGCCCTCTTTGCCCCATTAGAGGGTAACGAAAAAATCGCCCTGGTTCTTTATCAATTATCAAATATTTTTATTATTTTATATCCACTTTTTTTAAAAGTTCAAGTAAATCCACCTTTGTTTATAATTGCCTTACTAATTTACATCTTAGGTATTAGTGTTCTTACAATTTCCACTGCTAATTTTGCGAAGCCTAAACAAAGTGGAATAAACGTAAAAGGAATATATGCCATTTCACGCAACCCAATGTATATAGGATATTTTCTGTATTTCTTAGGCTGTGTTTTGTTAACTCATTCTATATTGCTATTCCTATCGCTCCTTATTTTTCTAATATCTACACACTGGATTATTCTTTCGGAAGAAAGATGGTGTTTGGACAAATTCGGGAGCGAGTATATAAACTACATGAATAAAGTTAGACGTTATTTTTAG